One Streptomyces umbrinus genomic window, GGACCGCTCCAGTCGCGCCTCCCGCAGCCCCTCAAGACCCGCAGTGGACTAGTGGAACTGCTTCCACAGCCGCTCGCCGATGATCTCCCGCGCCTGCGCGACGCACTGCGCCGACGCCCCGAGGGGCTCGTCCTCGTCGGCCGCCGGCATCTCCGCTCCAACAACAGCTGGATGCACAACATCCCCGCCCTCACCGGCGGCACCAACCGCTGCACCCTGCACATCCACCCCGACGACGCCGACCGCCTCGGTGTCACCGACGGGGCGCCGGTGCGGGTGAAGGGTGCCGGGGGAGAGGTCGTCGCCCCCGCCGAGGTCACCGACGCCGTACGACGCGGAGTCGTGAGCCTGCCGCACGGCTGGGGACACGACCGTCCCGGCACCCGGACGACCCACGCCGCCGAGAACCCCGGAGTCAACGTCAACCAGCTCCTCGACGGCAGCCTGCTCGACCCGCTGTCCGGCACAGCGGTACTCAATGGCGTACCCATCGATATCGCGCCAACAGGCACAACGCCCTGACCTGGAGTTTTGCGCTTATTGCTCGCGTGTCAACATCTTGTTAAGCCTTGTGTGGCCGCCCTAACGTCACTCGAACCGCTGTCCCTGGTGGAAGTTCAAGGGCGAACGTTAGGTATCCACTCATGCTGACCATCCTCGGCTTCACCATGATCGCGACCTTCCTGGTCCTGATCATGATGAAGAAGATGTCGCCGATCGCGGCGCTCGTACTGATCCCGGCGCTCTTCTGCGTGTTCGTCGGAAAGGGTGCGCATCTCGGCGACTACGTCATCGAAGGGGTGGGCACCCTCGCGCCCACCGCCGCGATGCTCATGTTCGCCATCGTGTACTTCGGCGTCATGATCGACGTCGGTCTCTTCGACCCGATCGTCCGAGGCATCCTCAAGTTCTGCAAGGCCGACCCGCTGCGCATCGTCGTCGGCACGGCCCTGCTCGCGGCGATCGTCTCCCTCGACGGCGACGGCTCGACGACGTTCATGATCACGGTCTCGGCGATGTACCCGCTGTACAAGCGCCTCAAGATGAGCCTCGTGGTGATGACCGGCGTCGCCGCCACCGCCAACGGCGTCATGAACACGCTGCCCTGGGGCGGCCCGACCGCCCGCGCCGCCACCGCGCTCAAGCTCGACGCCGGCGACATCTTCGTCCCGATGATCCCGGCGCTCGCCGTCGGCCTGGTCGCCGTGATCGCCCTCTCGTACGTCCTCGGCCTCCGCGAGCGCAAGCGCCTCGGCGTGCTGAGCCTGGCCGACGTGCTGACGGACGAGAAGCAGCTGGTGGATGAGCCCGAGACCGAGACGGTGCTGGTCGGCGCCGGTGCCGCCGCCGGCGGCCCGGGTGACGGCAAGGTGCGTATGACCAAGACCACCGGCGGCGCGGGCTCCGGCACCGACGCCTCCGACGGTGACGACGAGGAGGAGGACGACATCCGCCTCCAGGGCCTCGACCCCAACCGTCCGACGCTGCGCCCCAAGCTGTACTGGTTCAACGCACTGCTCACGGCGACGCTCCTGACCGCCATGATCATGGAACTGATGCCGATCCCGGTCCTGTTCGTGCTCGCCGCCGCGCTCGCCCTCACGGTCAACTTCCCGCACATCCCCGACCAGAAGGCCCGCCTCGCCGCCCACGCCGACAACGTCCTCAACGTCTCCGGCATGGTCTTCGCCGCCGCCGTCTTCACCGGCGTCCTCCAGGGCACCGGCATGGTCGACTCCATGGCCAAGTGGCTCGTCGACGGCATCCCCGACGGCATGGGCCCGCACATGGCCCTCGTCACCGGCGTCCTCAGCCTCCCCCTCACCTACTTCATGTCGAACGACGGCTTCTACTTCGGCGTCCTGCCGGTCCTCGCCGAGGCGGGCGCGGCCCACGGGGTCTCCCCGCTGGAGATCGCCCGCGCCTCGCTCGTCGGCCAGCCGCTCCACATGTCGAGCCCGCTCGTCCCGGCCGTGTACGTCCTGGTCGGCATGGCCAAGGTCGAGTTCGGCGACCACACCAAGTTCGTCGTCAAGTGGGCCGCCCTCACTTCCCTCGTGGTACTCGGCGCCGGAATCCTGTTCGGCATCATCTGAGCCCCGGCTCCCGGGAGTCCGGCCCCGGCCGGACTCACGCCGTCCGTCCTTTCATCCAATGGAGGGTGTCACTGTGAGGCCCGGTGGGAACCGCGGCTGGCTGCTCCGCCTCGTCATCGCCTTCAGCTTCGCGCAGGGGGCGGTGTCGATGGCACGGCCCGCCGTCTCCTACCGGGCCCTCGCGCTGGGCGCCGACGAGCGCGCGATCGGTGTCATCGCCGGCGTCTACGCACTGCTGCCCCTGTTCGCCGCCGTACCGCTCGGCCGCCGTACCGACCACGGCCGGTGCGCCCCGCTGCTCCCGGTCGGCGTCGTCCTCATAGCCGGCGGCTGCGCCCTCAGCGGTACGGCGAACTCCCTTGCCGCGATGGCGGCCTGGAGCGGGGTGATGGGCCTCGGCCACCTCTCCTTCGTGATCGGCGCCCAGTCGATCGTGGCCCGCCAGTCGGCGCCGCACGACCAGGACCGCAACTTCGGCCACTTCACCATCGGCGCCTCGCTCGGCCAGCTCGTCGGACCGATCGCCGCGGGCGCGCTGATCGGCGGCTCCGACATGGCGGGCACCAGTGCCCTCGCGCTGCTGGTCGCGGGCGCCGTCGCCGCGGTCTCGTTCGTCTCGCTGTGGCGCATAGAGCACCGCGACCGGCCCAAGTCCCGTACCGGACGCGGCGATCGAGTCCCCGTGCACCGCATACTGCGCACCCGGGGCGTACCCGCGGGCATCTTCATCAGCCTCGCCGTGCTGTCCGCGACGGACATCCTCACCGCGTATCTGCCGGTGGTCGGCGAACACCGGGGCATCGCGCCCTCCGTGATCGGCCTGCTGCTCAGCCTGCGCGCGGCGGCGACCATAGCCTGCCGCCTGGTCATGACACCCATGCTGCGGCTCCTCGGCCGGGCCGCGCTGCTCAGCACGACCTGTCTGCTGGGGGCCCTCCTGTGCGCCGGGATCGCGCTGCCCGTACCGGTCTGGGGCCTCGCCGTGATCCTCGCCCTGCTCGGCTTCTGCCTGGGCGTCGGCCAGCCCCTGTCCATGACCACGGTCGTCCAGGCCGCCCCGGACGACGCCCGCTCCACCGCCCTCGCCCTGCGCCTGACCGGCAACCGGCTCGGCCAGGTCGCCGCGCCCGCCGCCGCGGGCCTGGTCGCCGGAGTCGCCGGCGTGGCCGCGCCGTTCGTGATGCTCGGAGCGCTGCTGCTGATCGCCTCGGGGCTCGGACTGCGACAGGGGCGTACGGGCGCAGCCGGGTCGGAGCCGACGGAACGTAGGGGACGTACGCCATCCGCACCGGAGCCCGAGAGACACTGAACAGACCTATTTCGCACCGGAGTTGGCCCGAACGCCCCTGTTTCCCGAGAGGGTCCTCCACAAGGCCCGTCCGATTCCGCCGCAAGTCTTCCCCGGGATGTGTGCGGTCCGTTAGCTTCCGTGACTCATAGGTCTCGTACGACCCGCGAGACCTCCGATCGCGGAGCAACAGCGCCCTGTGAGCCCCCGGGGGTCACGTCCCATGTCACGCGCCATCTCCCTTCGACAGGTCAGCAAGTCCTACACACGCGGTGTCTCTGTGGTGGAGAGGTTGTCGCTCGACGTCGCGCCCGGCGAGTTCCTGGTGCTGCTCGGGCCGTCCGGCTGCGGCAAGTCGACCGTGCTGAGGATGATCGCCGGCCTCACGGACCCCACCGAGGGACAGGTGCGGCTCGACGGCGCGTACGCCAACCATCTGGAGCCCGCCGACCGGGACATGGCGATGATCTTCCAGAACTTCGCGCTCTACCCGACCATGAACGGCCGCGAGAACATCGGCTTCCCGCTGCGCATCGAGACGCCCGGCCAGGACCCGCGCTCGCGCGTCGACGCCACGGCCAAGATGCTCGGCATCGAGGATCTCCTCGACCGCTTCCCCCACGAGCTCTCCGGCGGCGAACGCCAGCGCGTCGCGATGGGCCGTGCGATCGCACGGCACCCCTCGGCGTTCCTGATGGACGAACCGCTCGCCAACCTGGACGCCAAGCTCCGCAACCGTCTGCGCGCCGAAATCGCCCGCCTCACCCGGGGGTTGGGCGTCACGACGGTGTACGTCACCCACGACCAGGCGGAGGCGATGTCCCTCGGCGACCGGGTCGCCGTCCTGCGCGGCGGTGTCCTCCAGCAGGTCGGCACCCCGCGCACGGTCTACGCGCTGCCCGAGAACGTCTTCGTCGCCGCCTTCATCGGCACCCCGCGCATCAGCCTCCTGCGCGGCGTCGTCCTCGCCCCGCTCGACGGCGCCATGTCGATCGGCCTCGGCCGCCAGGCCCTCGTCCTGCCCGAACCCCTGTGCCTGGACCACCGGTTGCTCCGGGTGCACCAGGGCCACGAAGTCATCGTGGGTCTGCGCTCCGAGGCCGTACGCATCGCCAAGCCGGCGGAGGCAAGACCCGGCGAGGTGGCGATCAGCGGGCTCGTCGAGCACGTGGAGTTCCAGGGACACGAGGTCCTCGTCCACTTCAACACCGGCTCGCAGCCCGCCGTCGTGCCCGACCTGGAGGCACCGCGCCCCATGCCCCGGCCGCCGCGCCGCCGCCGTCCCGTGGGCGGTGTCCTGGGCCGCCTTCGGGACCGGGCGGGCGCGCTGCGGGCCGGACCCGTCGTGGTTCTGGAGGACCCCGGGGACACCGGACCCGACCGGACCGAACTGCCGCCGCCGGAAGGCCGGTTGCCGGGAGACCTCATCGTCCGTACGACACCCGACCACGAACTCCGCCACGGCATGCAGGTCCCCCTCCTCGTGGACCTCGCCCATCTGTTCGTCTTCGACCACCAAGGAGTGCGGATCAGCCCGGCCCCGGCGCGCCTGCCCGACCTGGAGGACTGAGGCCCGCTAGGTATGCGTTCATGATCATGAACACCGTGCGTACCCGCCTCGCCGTCGCGACGGCCTCCGCCCTCCTCTTCGCCGGCGCCCCGGCCGCGTACGCCACACTCACCGACGCCGGGACCCGGCCGGCGGCCGCAACGGCCCCGGCGGCTCTGACGGCCCCGGCGGCCAGGGGCGCGGCATACGTCGAGACCCGCCTCTTCTTCGGCACCGAGCGCCCCGACGGAGGCCCGGCGGTCACCGACGGGCAGTTCATGGACTTCGTCGACCGGCAGGTCACCCCCGCCTTCCCGGACGGGCTCACCGTGCAGGACGGCCGCGGGCAGTGGCGCGACAGGAACGGCGTCATCGAGCGCGAGCGGTCGTACGAGCTGATCCTGCTGTATCCCGTGGGGCGGGCGAAGGCGGCCGACCCCGGGATCGAGCGGATCCGGGACGCGTACGAGAAGGAGTTCGGCCAGGAGGCCGTGGCCCGGCTGGACGAACCGACGCGCGCGGACTTCTGAGGTCCGGCAGGCCTGTGTCCCGGTAGTGGCCCGGTGATCCTCACAGCGGTTCGTGTGGTCCTCCCGGTGGGCCCGGTGCTCGTCCCGGGGCCCCTGGTGTCCAAAAACTAACACCGCTAGTTTGGGGTCTCGGACGACGGCTAGGTTGGGCGGCGGAGACGACGCCCCTCCCGGGAGGAACGCATGAAGGCACACGACGGCATGTACATCGACGGCGAGTGGCGCCCGGCCGCCGGGACGGACACGATAGCCGTCGTGAACCCGGCCGACGAGCAGGTCATCGCCCACGTCCCGGCGGGCACCGCCGACGACGTGGACGCCGCCGTACGGGCCGCGCGCGCGGAGCCCTGCCGGCCTGGGCCGCCACCCCGCCCGCCGAGCGCGCCGCGCGGATCGCCGCACTCCGGGACGTCCTCGTCGCCCGCAAGGACGAGATCGCCGGGACCGTGACCGCCGAACTCGGCTCACCGCTCAAGCTCTCGCAGGCCGTGCACGTCGGAGCCCCCATCGCGGTCGCCGGTTCGTACGCCGAGCTGGCCGCCTCGTACGCCTTCGAGGAGAAGGTCGGGAACTCGACCGTCCATCTGGAGCCGGTCGGTGTGGTCGGCGCGATCACCCCCTGGAACTACCCGCTGCACCAGATCGTCGCCAAGGTAGCCCCGGCCCTCGCGGCCGGCTGCACGGTCGTGCTGAAGCCCGCCGAGGACACCCCGCTGACCGCCCAGCTCTTCGCGGAGGCGGTCCACGAAGCGGGCCTTCCGGCCGGGGTCTTCAACCTCGTCACCGGCCTCGGACCGGTCGCGGGCCAGGCCCTCGCCGGGCACGAGGGCGTGGACCTGGTCTCCTTCACCGGCTCGACGGCCGTCGGCAGGCGGATCGGCGCGACCGCGGGCGCGGCCGTCAAGCGCGTCGCCCTGGAACTCGGCGGCAAGTCCGCCAACGTCATCCTGCCGAGCGCAGACCTCGCCAAGGCGGTCAACGTCGGCGTGGCCAACGTGATGTCCAACTCCGGCCAGACGTGCAGCGCCTGGACCCGCATGCTGGTCCACGACTCGCAGTACGACGAGGCGGTCGCGCTGGCGGTGGAGGCGGCCGCGAAGTACGGCGAGCGCATGGGGCCCGTCGTCAACGCCAAGCAGCAGCAGCGCGTGCGGAGTTACATCGAGAAGGGCGTCGGGGAAGGGGCGAGGCTGGTGGCCGGCGGCCCCGAAGCCCCGCGCGCACAGGGCTACTTCGTCAGCCCGACCGTCTTCGCGGACGTGACCCCCGAGATGACGATCGCCCAGGAGGAGATCTTCGGCCCGGTCCTCTCGATCCTCCGCTACGAGGACGAGGCCGACGCGCTGCGGATCGCCAACGGCACGGTGTACGGGCTGGCGGGGGCCGTGTGGGCCGGCGAGGTGACCGAGGCCGTGGCCTTCGCACGACAACTCGACACCGGGCAGGTGGACATCAACGGCGGGCGCTTCAACCCCCTTGCCCCCTTCGGCGGTTACAAGCAGTCGGGGGTCGGCCGGGAGCTGGGCTCGCACGGCCTGTCCGAGTACCTCCAGACCAAGTCCCTGCAGTTCTAGTTCCAGGAGGGGTGTACGACATGGCTAGTGCGACGCACACGGTTCGCGCCGCTGTCCTGCCCGCCATCGGTTCTCCCTTGGAGATCACCGAGATCGAGTTGCCGGAGGTGCCGGGGCCCGGGCAGGTCAGGGTCCGGCTGGCCGCGGCCGGGGTCTGCCACTCCGACCTCTCCCTGTCCGACGGCACCATGCGGGTGCCGGTGCCCGCCGTGCTCGGCCACGAGGGGGCGGGGACCGTCGTCTCCGTCGGACCCGGGGTCACACACGTCGCGCCCGGGGACGGCGTGGTCCTCAACTGGGCCCCTTCCTGCGGCAGTTGCCACGCCTGCTCGCTGGGCGAGGTATGGCTGTGCGCCAACGCGCTGGTGGGCGCGGGGGAGGTGTACGCGCGGCGCTCCTCCGACGGGGCCGAGCTGTATCCCGGGCTGAACGTCGCCGCGTTCGCCGAGGAGACGGTGGTGGCGGGCGCGTGTGTGCTCCCGGCGCCGGCCGGGATTCCGCTGGCGGACGCGGCGCTGCTCGGCTGCGCCGTGCTCACCGGGTACGGGGCCGTCCACTACTCGGCGCGGGTACGGTCCGGGGAGACCGTGGCCGTGTTCGGGGTGGGCGGGGTCGGTCTCGCGGCGATCCAGGCCGCGCGGATCGCGAGTGCCTCAACGATCGTGGCGGTGGATGTGTCGCCGGAGAAGGAGTCCCTGGCGCGGGCGGCCGGGGCGACGGAGTATGTCGTCGCGTCCGACACCACCGCGCGGGAGATCCGGGGGCTCACGGGCAAGCAGGGGGTCGATGTGGCGGTGGAGTGTGTGGGCCGGGCGGTCACGATCCGCGCGGCCTGGGAATCCACCCGCCGGGGTGGCCGTACGACGGTCGTCGGCATCGGCGGCAAGGATCAGCAGGTCACCTTCAACGCCCTCGAACTCTTCCACTGGGGTCGGACCCTCTCCGGCTGCGTCTACGGCAACTCGGATCCGGCCCGGGACCTGCCGCTTCTTGCCGACCTCGTCCGCGCGGGGCGCCTGGACCTGAGCTCCCTGGTGACCGAACGGATCGCCTTGGAGGGCATCCCGTCGGCTTTCGAGAACATGCTGGCGGGGAAGGGGGGCCGGGCGTTGGTGGTGTTCTAGGGCTCCGCCCCAGGTCCCGTGGGGTGCGATTTCGGGTGCGGGTCCGGCTGTGGCTGGTCGCGCAGTTCCCCGCGCCCCTGAAAACCTAGGGGCGCGGGGAACTGCGCGGTCTTTTGGGGGTTCGGGGGCGGAGCCCCTGAGTAAGGGACGGGATTGGGTAGGGGCGGCGGGGGCGAGAAAAAACCGATCCCCGCACACCCGTTGACCCACATACCGTCCGGTCAGTACGTTGCCGCGAACGTCCCCGCACCCACCGGAGTGTGCACCGCATGGACACCGCTCCTTCCGCCCTCCCCAGCACATCCACCCCCGCGCAAGACGCCAGAAACCGCCGCAAAGGGGCAACGGCCGCCGCCCTCGCCTCAGCCGTCGAGTGGTACGACTACTTCGTCTTCGGCATCGCGGCAGCCCTCGTCCTCGGAGACCTGTACTTCCCCGCAGGCAGCCCCTCCGCAGGAGTCCTCGCCTCGTTCGCGACCTTCGCGGTCGGCTTCCTCGCCCGCCCCTTCGGCGGAGTGATCGCGGGCCACCTCGGCGACAAGCGGGGCCGCAAGCCCATGCTGGTCCTGGCCCTGACCCTGATGGGCGTGGCCACGACGGGCATCGGCCTCCTCCCCACGTACGAGACGATCGGCATGGCCGCCCCGGTCCTCCTCGTCACGCTCCGCGTCATGCAGGGCATCGCCGTCGGCGCCCAGTGGGGCGGCGCGATGCTCCTCGCCACCGAGTACGCCCCCGAGGGCAAGCGCGGCATCTACGGCAGCTTCGTCCAACTCGGCGTCCCCATCGGCGTGGTGAGCGCCAACTCGGTCTTCCTCCTCGCCGGCGCGTTCACCAGCGAGTCGGCGTTCGCCGCGTGGGGATGGCGGCTCCCGTTCCTGGTCGGCCTGCTGGTCCTCGTACTCGCCTGGTACATCCACAAACACGTCGAGGAGACCCCGGAGTTCCGGGCGGCCGAACGGGCCCTGGCCGAGAAGGAGAGGGAAGAGAAGGGGCAATCAACAGGCAAGGGACCGGGAACAGGGAACGGAAAGCGAGGCGACGGCGCGCGGAACTCCCCGCTGCGCACCATCCTCCGAGGCCACCTCGGCACGGTCTTCCTCGCGGGCGGCTCGTTCGCCGTGAACACCGCGACCTTCTACATCCTGATCACCGGCGTCCTCGACTACACGACCCGCGAACTGGACATGAACCGCGGCGCCGTCCTCACGGTCTCCCTCTGTGTGAGCCTCACCCAGCTCGTCCTGATCCCCGCGTCCGCCGCGCTCTCCGACCGCATCGGCCGCATCCGGATCTACGGTCTCGGCGCGGCCGGCATCGCCCTGTGGGCCGTGCCGATGTTCCTGCTGATCGACACGGGCTCGCTGCTGTGGCTGGCGGTCGGAACGTTCGTCGCCAGCTGTTTCCTCAGCATCATGTACGGGCCCCAGGCCGCCCTGTTCGCCGAGCTGTTCACCCCCGAGATGCGGTACACGGGCGCCTCGCTCGGCTATCAGATCGCGGCTGTGCTCGGCGGCGGACTCGCGCCCTTCGTGATGGTGCTCCTGCTGGAGACGACGGGCACGTCGATGTCGGTGGCCGCGTACATCATCGGGCTCGCCGTGATCGCGCTCGGATCGATCAAGGTCCTTGCGGACAGGGCGCGTTCACGCTGAGAAGCCAGGCTGCCTAGGCCTGCTCGCGCTGCGGCTCCGGACTCGGCTCCGGGGCCGCGGCGACCGGCCCGGCGGCAGCCGCAGGCCCGACTTCCGCCGCCACGGCGGCCGTTCGCGGGCGCGACCGCGACACCGCCACCCCCGCCAGACACACCAGCCCGCCGACGAGCGTGATCCAGCCCGGCACCTCGTCGAGTGCCACCCAGGACATCAGCACCACCAGCGCGGGCACCGCGTACGTCGTGGCACCCATCTTCCCGGCCGTCGTACGGGCCAGCGCGAACGCCCAGGTGGTGAACGCGAGGGCGGTCGGGAAGACGCCCAGATACAGCATGTTGAGGGTCGCGGACAGCGGGGCGTCGGCGGCATCGGACACCAGCTGCCCCGCGAACGGCAGACAGGCCACCGCCCCGATCGCACAGCCGTACGTCGTCACCTGGAGCGGGGAACCGTGCCGCAGGGCCGGCTTCTGGGCGACCACACCGCCCGCG contains:
- a CDS encoding CitMHS family transporter yields the protein MLTILGFTMIATFLVLIMMKKMSPIAALVLIPALFCVFVGKGAHLGDYVIEGVGTLAPTAAMLMFAIVYFGVMIDVGLFDPIVRGILKFCKADPLRIVVGTALLAAIVSLDGDGSTTFMITVSAMYPLYKRLKMSLVVMTGVAATANGVMNTLPWGGPTARAATALKLDAGDIFVPMIPALAVGLVAVIALSYVLGLRERKRLGVLSLADVLTDEKQLVDEPETETVLVGAGAAAGGPGDGKVRMTKTTGGAGSGTDASDGDDEEEDDIRLQGLDPNRPTLRPKLYWFNALLTATLLTAMIMELMPIPVLFVLAAALALTVNFPHIPDQKARLAAHADNVLNVSGMVFAAAVFTGVLQGTGMVDSMAKWLVDGIPDGMGPHMALVTGVLSLPLTYFMSNDGFYFGVLPVLAEAGAAHGVSPLEIARASLVGQPLHMSSPLVPAVYVLVGMAKVEFGDHTKFVVKWAALTSLVVLGAGILFGII
- a CDS encoding MFS transporter: MRPGGNRGWLLRLVIAFSFAQGAVSMARPAVSYRALALGADERAIGVIAGVYALLPLFAAVPLGRRTDHGRCAPLLPVGVVLIAGGCALSGTANSLAAMAAWSGVMGLGHLSFVIGAQSIVARQSAPHDQDRNFGHFTIGASLGQLVGPIAAGALIGGSDMAGTSALALLVAGAVAAVSFVSLWRIEHRDRPKSRTGRGDRVPVHRILRTRGVPAGIFISLAVLSATDILTAYLPVVGEHRGIAPSVIGLLLSLRAAATIACRLVMTPMLRLLGRAALLSTTCLLGALLCAGIALPVPVWGLAVILALLGFCLGVGQPLSMTTVVQAAPDDARSTALALRLTGNRLGQVAAPAAAGLVAGVAGVAAPFVMLGALLLIASGLGLRQGRTGAAGSEPTERRGRTPSAPEPERH
- a CDS encoding ABC transporter ATP-binding protein, with product MSRAISLRQVSKSYTRGVSVVERLSLDVAPGEFLVLLGPSGCGKSTVLRMIAGLTDPTEGQVRLDGAYANHLEPADRDMAMIFQNFALYPTMNGRENIGFPLRIETPGQDPRSRVDATAKMLGIEDLLDRFPHELSGGERQRVAMGRAIARHPSAFLMDEPLANLDAKLRNRLRAEIARLTRGLGVTTVYVTHDQAEAMSLGDRVAVLRGGVLQQVGTPRTVYALPENVFVAAFIGTPRISLLRGVVLAPLDGAMSIGLGRQALVLPEPLCLDHRLLRVHQGHEVIVGLRSEAVRIAKPAEARPGEVAISGLVEHVEFQGHEVLVHFNTGSQPAVVPDLEAPRPMPRPPRRRRPVGGVLGRLRDRAGALRAGPVVVLEDPGDTGPDRTELPPPEGRLPGDLIVRTTPDHELRHGMQVPLLVDLAHLFVFDHQGVRISPAPARLPDLED
- a CDS encoding DUF3574 domain-containing protein encodes the protein MIMNTVRTRLAVATASALLFAGAPAAYATLTDAGTRPAAATAPAALTAPAARGAAYVETRLFFGTERPDGGPAVTDGQFMDFVDRQVTPAFPDGLTVQDGRGQWRDRNGVIERERSYELILLYPVGRAKAADPGIERIRDAYEKEFGQEAVARLDEPTRADF
- a CDS encoding Zn-dependent alcohol dehydrogenase gives rise to the protein MASATHTVRAAVLPAIGSPLEITEIELPEVPGPGQVRVRLAAAGVCHSDLSLSDGTMRVPVPAVLGHEGAGTVVSVGPGVTHVAPGDGVVLNWAPSCGSCHACSLGEVWLCANALVGAGEVYARRSSDGAELYPGLNVAAFAEETVVAGACVLPAPAGIPLADAALLGCAVLTGYGAVHYSARVRSGETVAVFGVGGVGLAAIQAARIASASTIVAVDVSPEKESLARAAGATEYVVASDTTAREIRGLTGKQGVDVAVECVGRAVTIRAAWESTRRGGRTTVVGIGGKDQQVTFNALELFHWGRTLSGCVYGNSDPARDLPLLADLVRAGRLDLSSLVTERIALEGIPSAFENMLAGKGGRALVVF
- a CDS encoding MFS transporter → MDTAPSALPSTSTPAQDARNRRKGATAAALASAVEWYDYFVFGIAAALVLGDLYFPAGSPSAGVLASFATFAVGFLARPFGGVIAGHLGDKRGRKPMLVLALTLMGVATTGIGLLPTYETIGMAAPVLLVTLRVMQGIAVGAQWGGAMLLATEYAPEGKRGIYGSFVQLGVPIGVVSANSVFLLAGAFTSESAFAAWGWRLPFLVGLLVLVLAWYIHKHVEETPEFRAAERALAEKEREEKGQSTGKGPGTGNGKRGDGARNSPLRTILRGHLGTVFLAGGSFAVNTATFYILITGVLDYTTRELDMNRGAVLTVSLCVSLTQLVLIPASAALSDRIGRIRIYGLGAAGIALWAVPMFLLIDTGSLLWLAVGTFVASCFLSIMYGPQAALFAELFTPEMRYTGASLGYQIAAVLGGGLAPFVMVLLLETTGTSMSVAAYIIGLAVIALGSIKVLADRARSR